One genomic region from Anabaena sp. PCC 7108 encodes:
- a CDS encoding nitrate ABC transporter ATP-binding protein (This model describes the ATP binding subunits of ATP-binding cassette (ABC) transporters for nitrate transport, or for bicarbonate transport, in bacteria and archaea.): MSVFVAIDQIDKVFELTGGGQYIALKGINLEIKKGEFVSLIGHSGCGKSTLLNMIAGLDLPTEGLVTLEGQRIKKPGPDRMVVFQNYSLLPWRTVRENIALAVDSVLNGMPAAERKAIIDRHIDMVGLRPHADKQPGMLSGGQKQRVAIARALAIRPKLLLLDEPFGALDALTRGNLQEQLIKICEENEVTAVMVTHDIDEAVLLSDRIVMLTNGPESKIGDILEVDIPRPRKRMEVVEHPSYYILRSEMIYFLNQQKRIKKLRARKTPAIARHGLEKVNLEIGFLPLTACAPLAIAKEKGFFTKHGLDEVNLVRESNWRGIVDGISGGYLDAAQMPSGMPIWLSLGGNKNQPLPVVTSLTMTRNGNAITLAKKFYEEGIYSLSDFKNYLLKTREQMHRMGVVHPASMHNLLLRYWLAAGGIDPDVDVDMRNIPPAQMVVDLKGGTIDGYCVGEPWNYRAAVEGSGFTIATDLEVWLGHPGKVLGVREDWANNYPNTHIALTKALLEACKYCADPQNAQEVREILASREYVSTDIDFIQIEDPDNLNTCDLDHPMREYAHHQFYSDSAINRPSRTEQIWIMTQLARWGETPFPRNWVEIVERVCRVGVFSTAARELGLDISYTRQPIQLFDGKPFNADDPFAYLTSLDIKRDFSVAEVVLDTPRKIAA; encoded by the coding sequence CATTAATTTAGAAATTAAAAAAGGTGAATTTGTTTCATTAATTGGTCACTCTGGCTGCGGTAAATCAACTCTTTTAAATATGATTGCTGGGTTAGATTTACCCACAGAAGGTTTAGTCACTCTGGAAGGGCAAAGAATTAAAAAACCTGGGCCAGATAGAATGGTAGTATTTCAAAACTATTCACTTTTACCTTGGCGAACTGTTAGAGAAAATATCGCCTTAGCGGTAGATTCAGTATTAAATGGAATGCCAGCAGCCGAACGTAAAGCCATAATCGACAGACATATAGATATGGTGGGTTTACGTCCCCATGCTGATAAACAACCAGGGATGTTATCAGGTGGACAAAAACAACGGGTAGCTATAGCTCGCGCATTGGCAATTCGTCCTAAACTATTACTATTAGATGAACCCTTCGGCGCTTTAGATGCACTAACTCGCGGTAATTTGCAAGAGCAATTAATAAAAATTTGCGAAGAAAACGAAGTTACCGCCGTCATGGTTACACACGACATAGACGAAGCCGTTTTGTTATCTGACAGAATTGTTATGTTAACTAACGGACCAGAATCAAAAATTGGCGATATTTTAGAAGTAGATATTCCTCGTCCTCGCAAACGGATGGAAGTTGTAGAACATCCCAGCTACTACATTTTGCGAAGTGAAATGATTTACTTCCTCAACCAACAAAAACGCATCAAAAAATTAAGGGCAAGAAAAACACCAGCTATTGCTCGTCATGGCTTAGAAAAAGTTAATTTAGAAATCGGTTTCTTACCTCTTACAGCTTGTGCGCCCCTAGCAATAGCTAAAGAAAAAGGCTTTTTTACAAAACATGGTTTAGATGAAGTTAATTTAGTACGAGAAAGCAACTGGCGCGGTATCGTTGATGGTATTTCCGGCGGTTATTTAGATGCAGCCCAAATGCCATCAGGAATGCCAATATGGTTATCGTTAGGAGGCAACAAAAACCAACCCTTACCAGTTGTCACCTCCTTAACAATGACACGCAACGGTAACGCCATTACCCTAGCAAAGAAATTTTATGAAGAAGGTATATACAGTCTTTCTGACTTCAAAAATTACCTCCTCAAAACCCGTGAACAAATGCACAGAATGGGGGTAGTACATCCAGCCTCAATGCACAATTTACTTCTGCGTTATTGGTTAGCAGCAGGAGGAATTGATCCTGATGTTGATGTGGATATGAGAAATATCCCTCCTGCCCAAATGGTAGTAGATTTAAAAGGTGGTACTATTGACGGTTACTGTGTTGGTGAACCTTGGAATTATCGCGCCGCAGTAGAAGGTTCAGGCTTTACAATTGCCACAGATTTAGAAGTTTGGTTAGGACATCCTGGTAAAGTTTTAGGAGTCAGAGAAGACTGGGCTAATAATTATCCAAATACTCATATTGCCTTAACCAAAGCATTATTAGAAGCCTGTAAATATTGTGCTGATCCTCAAAATGCCCAGGAAGTCAGAGAAATCTTAGCAAGTCGAGAATATGTCAGCACCGACATTGATTTTATCCAAATAGAAGATCCTGATAATCTGAATACTTGCGATTTAGATCATCCCATGCGCGAGTATGCCCATCATCAATTTTATTCTGATTCGGCTATCAATCGTCCTAGCAGAACAGAGCAAATTTGGATCATGACACAGTTAGCAAGATGGGGTGAAACTCCCTTCCCTCGTAACTGGGTAGAAATTGTTGAAAGAGTTTGTCGAGTTGGTGTATTCAGTACCGCAGCGAGAGAATTAGGTTTAGATATTAGCTACACTCGTCAACCCATTCAATTATTTGATGGTAAACCCTTCAACGCTGATGATCCTTTTGCTTATCTCACCAGTTTAGATATTAAACGTGATTTCTCTGTCGCAGAAGTCGTTCTCGATACTCCTAGAAAAATAGCAGCTTAA
- a CDS encoding nitrate ABC transporter ATP-binding protein (This model describes the ATP binding subunits of ATP-binding cassette (ABC) transporters for nitrate transport, or for bicarbonate transport, in bacteria and archaea.), translating to MQNRTLTTTKSSTRINNHQPFLQIQDVCKVYPTKTGPFTVLDGVNLEVEKGEFICVIGHSGCGKSTLLNMVSGFNTPTTGKVLLEGQAITKPGPDRMVVFQNYALLPWRTAFENIYLAVNAVYPTKPEAEKRAIVREHLAMVGLSDAMEKKPMQMSGGMRQRVSIARALAIRPKVLILDEPFGALDAITKEELQEELLKIWNENRCTVLMITHDIDEALFLADKLVMMTNGPHAKIGEVMEIPFGRPRDRARIMEDPQYYQLRNYALDFLFNRFAHDDVG from the coding sequence ATGCAAAACCGTACCCTAACTACTACCAAATCATCTACCAGAATTAATAACCATCAACCATTTTTACAAATTCAAGATGTTTGTAAAGTCTACCCCACTAAAACCGGACCATTTACAGTGCTTGATGGTGTCAATTTAGAAGTTGAAAAGGGTGAATTTATTTGTGTAATTGGCCACTCTGGTTGTGGTAAGTCAACGTTATTAAATATGGTTTCTGGTTTTAATACTCCTACCACGGGAAAGGTATTATTAGAAGGACAAGCTATTACTAAACCTGGACCAGATAGAATGGTGGTTTTTCAAAACTACGCTTTATTACCTTGGCGTACTGCATTTGAAAATATTTATTTAGCTGTAAATGCAGTTTATCCCACCAAACCAGAAGCAGAAAAACGTGCTATTGTCCGGGAACATTTAGCAATGGTGGGACTGTCTGATGCAATGGAGAAGAAACCTATGCAAATGTCCGGGGGTATGAGACAGCGGGTTTCTATCGCTCGTGCTTTGGCTATTCGTCCTAAAGTATTGATTTTAGATGAGCCTTTTGGGGCTTTGGACGCTATCACCAAAGAAGAGTTACAAGAAGAATTGTTGAAAATTTGGAATGAGAACCGCTGCACCGTGTTGATGATTACTCATGATATTGATGAGGCTTTATTTTTGGCTGATAAGTTAGTAATGATGACTAATGGACCTCATGCCAAAATTGGGGAAGTGATGGAAATTCCATTTGGTAGACCACGGGATAGAGCTAGAATTATGGAAGATCCCCAATATTATCAACTCCGTAACTACGCGCTAGACTTCCTATTTAACCGTTTTGCCCATGATGATGTCGGTTAG
- a CDS encoding sodium-dependent bicarbonate transport family permease, producing the protein MDFLSLFFTDFVKQLQSPTLGFLIGGMIIAALGTELVIPEAVCTIIVFMLLTKIGLTGGIAIRNSNLTEVLLPALFSVVTGVVIVFIARYTLAKLPKVKTVDAIATGGLFGAVSGSTMAAALTLLEEQKIQYEAWAGALYPFMDIPALVTAIVIANIYLNKKKRKEANDSTMQEAFSKQPVAAGDYPSTRQEYLSKQKDPGDNRVKIWPIIEESLRGPALSAMLLGLALGLFTRPESVYESFYSPAFRGLLSILMLVMGMEAWSRIGELRKVAQWYVVYSVIAPFIHGSIAFGLGMIAHYATGFSMGGVVILAVIASSSSDISGPPTLRAGIPSANPSAYIGASTAVGTPIAIGVCIPFFIGLAQAIGG; encoded by the coding sequence GTGGATTTTTTGTCCTTATTTTTCACGGACTTTGTTAAGCAGTTGCAGTCCCCAACACTCGGCTTTTTGATTGGTGGGATGATCATTGCTGCCCTTGGTACCGAATTAGTAATTCCAGAGGCTGTTTGTACGATCATCGTCTTCATGCTGCTTACCAAAATCGGTCTGACCGGTGGAATTGCGATCCGTAATTCCAATCTGACGGAGGTATTGTTACCCGCATTGTTTTCTGTAGTCACAGGGGTTGTGATTGTATTCATTGCCCGCTATACATTGGCCAAGCTGCCGAAGGTTAAAACAGTGGATGCGATCGCCACTGGGGGGTTGTTTGGTGCGGTGAGTGGCTCTACTATGGCTGCTGCCCTAACACTACTGGAAGAACAAAAGATCCAATACGAAGCATGGGCTGGCGCACTCTATCCCTTCATGGATATCCCAGCACTCGTAACTGCGATTGTCATAGCCAACATTTATCTCAATAAGAAGAAGCGTAAAGAAGCAAACGACTCTACCATGCAGGAGGCTTTCAGCAAGCAGCCCGTTGCGGCTGGTGATTATCCTAGCACTCGGCAGGAGTATCTCAGTAAGCAGAAAGATCCTGGGGATAATCGGGTCAAGATATGGCCGATCATCGAAGAAAGCCTCCGGGGTCCGGCCTTATCGGCAATGTTGTTAGGCCTCGCTCTTGGCCTATTTACCAGACCAGAAAGTGTCTATGAAAGCTTCTACTCTCCCGCCTTTCGTGGTTTGCTTTCGATCCTGATGCTGGTCATGGGTATGGAGGCTTGGTCAAGGATTGGCGAACTGCGTAAGGTCGCCCAGTGGTACGTTGTGTATAGTGTGATCGCACCATTTATACATGGGTCAATCGCCTTCGGTCTAGGTATGATTGCCCACTACGCCACGGGATTCAGCATGGGCGGTGTCGTTATCCTGGCTGTCATCGCTTCCTCTAGTTCAGACATCTCAGGTCCGCCCACGTTGCGAGCCGGTATCCCGTCCGCCAATCCATCCGCCTATATAGGTGCGTCCACAGCGGTCGGTACGCCAATTGCGATTGGTGTGTGTATACCTTTCTTTATCGGTCTTGCCCAAGCGATAGGCGGCTAA
- a CDS encoding lipid kinase — MNPRALLLVNRHSRQGQERLLEAIHCLETLGFHVIQESTENPKNLGDIIRRYQQEIDLVIVGGGDGTLNAAVDAIFDTQLPLGILPLGTANDLARTLGIPNSLPEACQIIAGGQLRRIDLGWVNGKYFFNVASLGLSVKITQQLTKEVKRRWGIFAYAAIALQVIWKSRPFSAEIRINNQSVHVKTVQIAVGNGRYYGGGMAVFHDAMIDDQRLDLYSLEVKHWWEIIPLLPSMRQGRHIHWQNVRAIQGQEIEVYTRKPRPINTDGEITTHTPAVFRVIPKAIGVLVPRL, encoded by the coding sequence ATGAATCCCCGCGCACTGCTGTTAGTAAATCGTCATTCCCGTCAAGGACAAGAACGCCTCTTGGAAGCTATTCATTGTTTGGAGACGCTTGGTTTTCATGTAATTCAAGAATCTACAGAAAACCCAAAAAATTTAGGTGATATTATCCGTCGTTACCAACAGGAAATTGATTTGGTAATTGTTGGTGGTGGTGATGGTACTCTTAATGCTGCTGTAGATGCTATCTTTGATACTCAATTACCTTTGGGGATTTTACCTTTGGGAACTGCTAATGATTTGGCTAGAACTTTAGGAATTCCTAACTCTTTACCGGAAGCTTGTCAAATTATTGCCGGTGGGCAGTTGCGACGAATTGATTTAGGTTGGGTAAATGGTAAGTATTTTTTTAATGTTGCTAGTTTGGGTTTGAGTGTAAAAATTACTCAACAATTAACTAAAGAAGTAAAACGGCGCTGGGGAATATTTGCCTATGCTGCTATTGCATTGCAAGTAATTTGGAAATCCCGTCCTTTTAGTGCAGAAATTCGCATCAATAACCAATCAGTTCACGTCAAGACTGTACAAATTGCTGTAGGCAATGGTCGCTATTATGGTGGTGGTATGGCTGTATTTCATGATGCTATGATAGATGACCAAAGACTGGATCTTTATAGTTTAGAAGTTAAGCATTGGTGGGAAATCATACCTTTACTGCCGTCAATGCGCCAAGGCAGACATATACATTGGCAGAATGTCCGCGCTATACAAGGGCAGGAAATTGAAGTATACACTCGTAAACCTCGCCCTATAAATACAGATGGTGAAATAACTACACATACTCCCGCTGTGTTTCGTGTGATTCCTAAAGCTATAGGTGTTTTGGTGCCACGACTATAA
- a CDS encoding exopolysaccharide biosynthesis protein: MHLRFSQDIKSLLQRLAQQPLTLGHILTETSERGFSLVIALLVLPFLFPMPPGLTGPFGGACLILSLQMVLGRRSPWLPRKIANYQFPRAFAQIILKNLHLVTRILEKIARPRLARIANHPWTWQLNGLCISWLTILLILPIPFTNPIPTVSILLLVAATIESDGLLMSISYIFTALTTLLFGFIGYALWLAPNLLPRIFAPS; this comes from the coding sequence ATGCATTTGAGATTTTCTCAAGACATTAAGTCTTTACTCCAACGTTTAGCCCAACAGCCACTGACTCTAGGTCATATTCTGACGGAAACTTCCGAACGGGGTTTTAGCTTAGTTATTGCATTATTAGTTTTGCCGTTTTTGTTTCCGATGCCACCAGGGCTGACTGGACCATTTGGTGGTGCTTGCTTAATATTATCATTGCAAATGGTGTTAGGTAGGCGATCGCCCTGGTTGCCCAGAAAAATCGCTAACTACCAGTTTCCTCGCGCCTTTGCTCAGATTATCTTAAAAAATTTGCATCTGGTAACTAGGATATTAGAGAAAATTGCCCGTCCCCGATTGGCAAGAATAGCAAATCATCCTTGGACTTGGCAATTAAATGGGCTTTGTATCTCTTGGTTGACGATATTGCTAATTTTACCCATTCCTTTTACCAATCCTATCCCCACTGTCAGCATATTACTTTTGGTAGCTGCCACTATTGAGTCTGACGGTTTACTGATGTCTATTAGCTATATTTTTACAGCCTTGACTACCTTGTTATTTGGGTTTATTGGTTATGCACTGTGGTTAGCCCCCAATTTGCTACCTAGGATTTTTGCGCCTAGCTAA
- the aroB gene encoding 3-dehydroquinate synthase, protein MTSVIKVDIPDNSYEITVAPGSLDKLGEQMASLQLGNKVLLVSNPMIFKYYGERAIASLKNAGFEVTSYNLPPGERYKTLNSIQKIYDIALENRLERSSTMVALGGGVVGDMTGFAAATWLRGINVVQVPTSLLAMVDSAIGGKTGVNHPHGKNLIGAFHQPRLVVIDPEVLKTLPAGEFRAGMAEVIKYGVIWNAELFTQLEASKHLDQLRYVKSDLINYIITHSCQAKADVVSNDEKESGLRAILNYGHTIGHAVESLTGYRLLKHGEAVGIGMVAAGEIAVKLGLWSQTDTERQNALIKKSGLPTQLPAGLDIEAIIDALQLDKKVKSGKVRFVLPSQIGEVKVTDEVTSDHIRQVLQKIQ, encoded by the coding sequence ATGACTTCTGTAATTAAAGTAGATATACCAGACAATTCTTATGAGATAACTGTTGCACCGGGGAGTTTAGATAAACTAGGTGAACAGATGGCCAGCTTGCAGCTAGGTAACAAAGTTTTGCTGGTTTCTAACCCGATGATATTTAAATATTATGGTGAAAGAGCGATCGCATCTCTGAAAAATGCCGGCTTTGAAGTCACAAGTTACAACCTGCCGCCAGGAGAACGCTATAAAACTCTTAACTCTATTCAAAAAATCTATGATATCGCCCTCGAAAATCGCCTAGAACGTTCCTCTACAATGGTGGCTTTGGGAGGAGGCGTTGTTGGTGATATGACTGGGTTTGCAGCTGCTACATGGTTAAGGGGAATTAATGTTGTCCAAGTTCCTACCAGTCTCTTAGCAATGGTAGATTCAGCAATTGGTGGTAAAACCGGCGTAAATCATCCCCATGGTAAAAACTTAATTGGCGCATTTCATCAACCGCGCCTAGTTGTCATTGACCCAGAGGTCTTAAAAACTCTGCCAGCAGGAGAGTTTCGGGCGGGAATGGCGGAGGTAATCAAGTACGGCGTAATTTGGAACGCTGAATTATTTACCCAATTGGAAGCGAGTAAACACCTTGACCAACTCCGCTATGTAAAATCCGACCTGATAAATTACATAATAACCCATTCTTGTCAAGCGAAAGCAGATGTTGTCAGCAATGATGAAAAAGAATCTGGATTACGGGCAATTCTTAACTATGGTCACACTATCGGCCATGCTGTAGAAAGCTTGACAGGGTATCGTCTGTTAAAACACGGTGAAGCTGTGGGAATTGGTATGGTAGCAGCTGGGGAAATTGCCGTAAAATTGGGGTTGTGGTCACAAACAGACACAGAACGTCAAAATGCCTTAATTAAAAAATCTGGTTTACCAACACAATTACCAGCAGGTTTAGATATTGAGGCGATTATTGATGCTTTGCAATTAGATAAAAAAGTCAAATCCGGTAAAGTGCGCTTTGTTTTACCAAGCCAAATTGGTGAAGTGAAAGTTACTGACGAGGTGACATCAGATCATATTCGGCAAGTATTGCAGAAAATCCAATAA
- the petL gene encoding cytochrome b6-f complex subunit PetL, translated as MAVVEYIVFLGVFMGVAVGLLFGLRSAKII; from the coding sequence ATGGCTGTAGTTGAATATATTGTATTCTTAGGCGTGTTCATGGGTGTAGCCGTCGGTTTGCTGTTCGGTCTGCGTTCTGCCAAGATCATCTAA
- the bioB gene encoding biotin synthase BioB: MVGIRYNWQQAEILDIYNTPFLELIYQAASVHRQFHDPKQIQVCKLISIKTGGCPEDCSYCAQSSRYKTEVKPEALLEKATVMNIAKKAKEIGVSRVCMGAAWREVRDNSQFEQVLDMVQDVTAMGLEVCCTLGMLSANQAKRLEDAGLYAYNHNLDTSEEYYSTVITSRTYGDRLNTIENVRQTNVTVCSGGILGLGESVEDRVGMLYTLSNLQPHPESVPINILSQVPGTPLENQPEVPIWEVVRMIATARIVMPQSDVRLSAGRAKLSQVEQSLCFMAGANSIFSSDDHKMLTVTTPCPDYDADREMLNLLGLEMRPPFQKQEKMPTAVTV, encoded by the coding sequence ATGGTGGGAATACGCTACAATTGGCAGCAAGCAGAGATTTTGGACATCTACAATACACCATTTCTAGAGCTTATTTATCAAGCTGCTAGTGTGCATCGCCAATTTCATGATCCAAAACAAATACAAGTCTGTAAACTAATCTCTATTAAAACCGGGGGTTGTCCAGAAGATTGTAGTTACTGCGCCCAGTCTTCTCGCTATAAAACCGAGGTAAAGCCGGAAGCACTGTTAGAAAAAGCAACGGTGATGAATATTGCTAAGAAAGCCAAAGAAATCGGTGTGAGTCGCGTTTGTATGGGTGCGGCTTGGCGGGAAGTGCGGGATAATTCCCAATTTGAGCAAGTTTTGGATATGGTGCAGGATGTCACTGCTATGGGTTTAGAAGTCTGCTGTACTTTGGGAATGCTGAGTGCAAATCAGGCGAAACGCTTAGAAGATGCAGGATTGTACGCGTATAACCATAATTTGGATACTTCTGAAGAATATTATAGTACTGTGATTACTAGTCGGACTTATGGCGATCGCTTGAATACAATTGAAAATGTCCGCCAAACTAATGTTACTGTCTGCTCTGGCGGCATTCTCGGTTTAGGCGAAAGCGTCGAAGATCGTGTAGGAATGTTGTACACTCTCTCCAATTTACAGCCACATCCAGAATCTGTACCTATTAATATTCTCTCACAGGTTCCCGGTACACCTTTGGAAAATCAACCCGAAGTCCCAATTTGGGAAGTGGTGCGAATGATTGCTACTGCTAGAATTGTTATGCCTCAATCTGATGTGCGTTTAAGTGCCGGTAGGGCAAAACTCTCCCAAGTAGAACAATCTTTATGCTTTATGGCGGGCGCTAATTCCATCTTTTCCAGTGATGATCACAAAATGTTAACAGTGACAACGCCCTGTCCTGATTATGACGCTGATCGAGAAATGTTGAATTTGCTGGGTCTAGAAATGCGTCCACCATTTCAAAAGCAGGAAAAAATGCCTACGGCTGTGACTGTTTAA
- a CDS encoding GNAT family N-acetyltransferase, with product MQSELPLITSERLLLKIATPKDTPEIINYFLKNKTYLTPFCVAWIDGFFTEEYWQDQIEKQCFEFINDYSLKLFISTQKYPQQIIGTVNFSNFIRGAANFCNVGYTLAENAQGNGYMTEALKAGTEYIFQQLNFHRIMANYMPHNRRSGNVLKRLNFVIEGYARDYLLINNKWEDHILTSLTNPHWKIQHF from the coding sequence ATGCAATCAGAACTACCATTAATTACAAGTGAGCGCCTGTTACTAAAAATAGCCACTCCCAAGGATACACCTGAAATCATCAATTATTTTCTCAAAAATAAAACTTATCTTACTCCATTTTGTGTAGCTTGGATTGATGGCTTTTTTACCGAAGAATATTGGCAAGACCAGATAGAAAAACAGTGTTTTGAATTCATTAATGACTATTCATTAAAATTATTTATTTCTACCCAAAAATATCCCCAACAAATTATTGGTACTGTCAACTTTAGTAATTTTATCCGGGGAGCCGCTAATTTTTGCAATGTTGGATATACTCTAGCAGAAAATGCACAAGGTAACGGCTATATGACAGAAGCCCTAAAAGCCGGAACTGAATATATTTTTCAACAATTAAATTTTCATCGGATCATGGCTAATTATATGCCCCATAATCGCCGGAGTGGTAACGTACTCAAAAGACTCAATTTTGTCATTGAAGGATATGCCAGAGACTATTTATTAATTAATAATAAATGGGAGGATCATATTCTCACCAGTCTCACTAATCCTCACTGGAAAATACAGCATTTCTAA
- a CDS encoding YdiU family protein, whose translation MTLAETPNHTNSSNPLLTLNYESALESLGSDYYDEVTAAEFPQHILRWRNNALLPLLGLDSRIVKDEDFITAFGKFKERKPLLALRYHGYQFGEYNSRLGDGRGFLYGQVRGTDGELYDFGTKGSGTTPYSRGGDGMLTLKGGVREVLAAEALNRLGVRTSRCLSMIETGLDLWRGDEPSPTRSSVMIRMSKSHIRFGSFERLHYLKRPDLTKKLLDHVIETYYQHLNSEHDKYALFYAELVKRVAELVAQWMAAGFCHAVLNTDNMSITGESFDYGPYAFIPTYDLSFTAAYFDYYKRYCYSQQPGICKLNLELLQEPLKAIIDIGDLQNGLSKFAEYYLAEYRNLMLKKLGFEDLQFAEADELLQLTITFLQDSQIGYHQFFSDMARTFDSKWRDEPAFVMNSSVITPALGTSAIFDNWCLMYHQILNHFDPHEMEIIAQTLAKYNPQTALLRPVIESIWEPIAQEDNWQPFYDLVQQFQ comes from the coding sequence ATGACTCTGGCTGAAACTCCAAATCATACCAATTCTAGTAATCCTTTACTCACCCTTAACTACGAAAGCGCCTTAGAATCTCTAGGTAGCGACTACTATGATGAAGTTACAGCAGCAGAATTTCCCCAACATATTCTGCGTTGGCGCAATAATGCACTACTCCCACTTTTAGGACTAGATTCCCGAATAGTCAAAGATGAAGACTTTATCACAGCTTTTGGTAAATTTAAAGAACGCAAACCCTTATTAGCACTGCGTTATCACGGTTATCAATTTGGTGAATACAACTCACGTTTAGGTGACGGTCGAGGCTTTCTCTATGGACAAGTACGGGGAACTGATGGTGAATTATACGACTTTGGTACAAAAGGTTCTGGGACAACACCTTACTCCCGTGGTGGTGACGGAATGCTTACCCTTAAAGGTGGAGTCAGGGAAGTTCTAGCAGCAGAAGCACTCAACCGCTTAGGTGTGAGAACCTCACGCTGTCTGAGTATGATTGAAACAGGTTTAGACCTGTGGCGAGGTGATGAACCTTCACCTACTCGGTCATCAGTAATGATACGGATGAGTAAATCCCATATCCGGTTTGGAAGTTTTGAAAGACTCCACTATTTAAAGCGTCCTGATTTAACCAAAAAGCTGCTAGATCATGTCATTGAAACTTATTATCAACATCTAAATTCTGAACATGATAAATATGCCTTATTTTATGCTGAATTAGTGAAGCGAGTAGCCGAACTAGTAGCCCAGTGGATGGCTGCTGGTTTTTGTCATGCAGTCCTGAATACTGATAATATGTCGATTACTGGTGAGAGTTTTGACTATGGTCCATACGCCTTTATTCCCACTTATGATCTATCCTTTACTGCGGCATATTTTGATTATTATAAACGCTATTGTTACAGTCAGCAGCCAGGGATTTGCAAACTGAATTTAGAATTGCTGCAAGAACCCTTAAAGGCAATAATTGATATCGGTGATTTGCAAAATGGTTTATCTAAATTTGCCGAATATTATCTGGCTGAATATCGAAATCTGATGTTGAAAAAGTTGGGATTTGAAGATTTGCAATTTGCTGAAGCTGATGAACTTTTGCAACTAACTATTACTTTTTTACAAGATAGCCAAATTGGTTATCATCAATTTTTCTCAGATATGGCTCGCACTTTTGATAGTAAATGGCGAGACGAACCCGCATTTGTGATGAATTCTTCCGTGATTACTCCTGCTTTGGGAACATCAGCAATTTTTGATAATTGGTGTTTGATGTATCATCAAATTCTCAATCATTTTGATCCCCATGAAATGGAAATAATTGCCCAAACTCTAGCTAAATATAATCCGCAAACAGCATTATTAAGACCTGTAATTGAATCAATTTGGGAACCTATCGCCCAGGAAGATAATTGGCAACCTTTTTATGATTTAGTTCAGCAATTCCAATAA
- a CDS encoding phosphatase PAP2 family protein, whose product MLRQISNFWLRHLHPRLASLIATIGIVGLASCLLILFVLAKLAEEVLEGETFAFDTTFLLWLHHFANPSLDHLMLFLTNLGNPITVVIVACITVLLLWWRSYREEAKVFVIACLGGLILNTGLKLFFSKPRPELWHRLISEKSFSFPSGHALGSMVLYGFIAYELATHYPHFSKVIYSLTVILIVAIGISRLYLGVHWPTDIIAGYGVGFLWLMICITMLKLQRLG is encoded by the coding sequence ATGCTTCGACAAATTTCTAATTTCTGGTTGCGTCATCTACATCCTCGTTTAGCTTCCTTAATTGCCACAATTGGGATTGTTGGACTTGCTAGTTGTCTGCTTATACTTTTTGTTTTAGCAAAACTAGCTGAAGAGGTTTTGGAAGGAGAAACTTTTGCTTTTGATACTACTTTTTTATTATGGCTACATCATTTCGCCAATCCAAGTTTAGATCATTTGATGCTGTTTCTGACAAATCTTGGTAATCCTATTACAGTGGTTATAGTTGCATGTATTACTGTCTTATTACTTTGGTGGCGAAGTTATCGAGAAGAAGCGAAAGTTTTTGTAATTGCTTGCTTGGGAGGATTAATTTTAAATACAGGGCTAAAGTTGTTTTTTTCTAAACCTCGCCCTGAACTTTGGCATCGTTTGATTTCGGAAAAATCTTTTAGTTTTCCTAGTGGTCATGCACTAGGTTCTATGGTGCTTTATGGTTTTATTGCTTACGAATTGGCAACTCACTATCCTCATTTTTCCAAAGTTATTTACAGTTTGACGGTTATTTTAATTGTTGCTATTGGTATCAGCCGTTTATATTTAGGAGTCCATTGGCCGACAGACATAATTGCTGGTTATGGAGTTGGTTTTTTGTGGTTGATGATATGTATTACGATGCTTAAATTGCAAAGATTAGGGTAA